CATTTCAAAACTCTTACCTTTAATGATAAATTAGCTTTGCAGTATTTTTCTCTGCTTTTATTTCTACTCCTTAAGAAGGGAGAAGTCATACCTAACTACCTTTCGTAACGTCGTCTTCTGACTATTaaaagggagcttacgaaacgacgacgccgacggaaacgacgacgctacaaaacaataggtttagtgagcaaaaacaatggctctgcacgctctgcacgtgcattttacattttggtacatttctttgccgtcatctcctaaatgacgacgtgaaatgaccaaattcaaggttctgtggaggacgttagcacatgacgatgaattttcagttctctccctacgcttccaacccactcataacagtttaattcctcgacagttactacacatgtAAGCGTACATGGCTTACAAAGAACTTTGCAAACTTGCTTATGCAATAAAATTTAAGTGTTGTGGTTCTCAAAGTGTTTTCAGCCATTATCTATTCTTAGTACGTTTGCCAGATCTTTGTACAGATCTCGGCTAATCGTCGCGTTGCACTCTTAACGGATTTGTTTAACGGTACTGGAATCGGCGCAATGATTGAGGCTCCTCGCAAAAGTTTAAAGTCGTTGTCTTGGAGTCACAAGTCTGATATCAGCTGAGAAACGTTTTTGTATATCCTTTTCTCGCGGCAAATGTGAGGGACTTTTTCGTGAGATTTGAATTTAAGAAAACGTGTTTTCTGGGTCGGTATGATGGGCATTCTTTATACTTAATTATGGAAAGCATTTTCCAGTGCCTTTAACGAGAATCTAAAATGATATCTTGACTCTTTCTTACAAAGACGCAGAATGCGCTCGCTAATGTTTCTCGCATCCTAGGTTGAGCTGAGCTGTTGGAAGCAAGTGTTAGCATCAATATTGAGTTTGGGGGTCAAACTACATGAGACCGGGAGGCTCTTACTGCTGGTAAGAAGAGCACAGAATGCGTTATCAGAATGGAATGAATAGAAACCAGAATTATTCACTTTAGAGCAAATTTGGAAATATGTCTTCAATAGCTAAGTTGCCAAGCTTGAAGTATGGAAATGTGGAAATCTGGAAATGTGAAAATAGGTCTTGAACAGTTAAGTAGTTTGGAAGTCTGGAAATCTGGAAATTTGCGAATGTGGAAATATTCCCAGACTTCCAAGCTTGGTAAGTTAACTAGTTAACTGTTCAGGACATATTTCCAAATTTCCAGACTTCCAAGCTTGGAAACTTAGCTATTGAAGACATATTTCCACATTTGCAGACTTCGCAAGCTTTTAAACTAAACTATTGAAGAGATACTTCCACAgttccacacttccacactcCTACTCAGTCTGTGGGTTTACCATTAATGCACAGATTTTCTCTTAAGTGAATAATTCTAGTTTCTACTCATTCCATTCTGATGACGTGTTCTGTGCTATTCTATATATACCCCAAGAAAAACCGACCGGGAGGACCTCAGACCGGTATGAATTTAAAACGGCATGATTTTTTTGcagccgtttacatgaaaccgggacgtAATGATATCCTTTGTCTAACATatcgctgacccaaaagcatacgggcttgaaatttctggacctcCCCTCCCTGGTCGTTAGTATCCTGTTTCCAACATCTTCTGGAACCCcttcctctttcttttgttcCCTACATACTTTGCCTTTTAGCATTGCTTTCCATGGAGAATCGTGTCTTTCGTCGTTGTCAGAGATGCTGAGTCTTTTAGCGCTTATTTTGGTTTGGGAGATGATTCAGTGCATTTGATAGCCGGTGTTTCGCGTACTTCAAGCAGGAGCCCATTTGTACTGAGGAGGCTCCCATATGTACTGTCCTTCGCGcgcatctttctatttttagaactaactcTTCAACAGGAGACTCACAATTGCACATCAATTTGCattcattgtttttgctatttttatctttgttagacaatgaatttattctgattggccattctaaacagtgcgtgcagagacgaagaactcgtggcgttctaaaaaaagaaagatatgCGCAAAgattgactcatagggcttgtatgggagaggcaagctcctacgcATGGGTTCCTAACTTCAAGTTTTTCCTTAGTGATCCTGGAAAACAATTCCACTCAAATCATTTTGAATAGCGTCATTATAGAGCCACACTGAAGAAATATTTCCTTCTCTTTAATGATTCATTCATTGAATTAAACCATTGAGTCTGCTCTTCATCTTATTTACTGAGTTTTGCACATACTCAACCTTTTAAGGCACTAGCAACTCTTGGACAACATAAGACTGGAGTTCCCGAGATGAGAAAACCAGGCGCCATGGTGCATTATAATCAGATAACTTAGTTATGGATTTCACCCATACATAACAACTGTCTACAGAGGTGTTCTTTGTGAATTAGACAGCAATGGAGTATCCCTCATAATCTCATCCCTCCCAAGGAAAACCTCCACGATGGTTAGGCTTTGAGAGTTTGCATCGTCGACGGGAATATTCGGGCAAGACACCTCTCAGTCATTGTGGAGAGGGGAGGAGCTGATCCAAATACGTCAAAGAATAAATTACGTGCCCATCTTAATTAAATTTATGCGACTCCTGTCTTTGTTCTTACAGCCAAATTAAAATCAATAACCCACCCCCACTCGCCTTGTCCCTTCACTCTAAAAGATGACCTGTCTTtatgcttcttcttttttttttcttctagcaATGGAAAATGGACTTGATGTATCTCATGTATTCGCGGCGAAAGTATTTCGTTATGGTTCCGTACACTATGGGATTAACACAGGCATGCAGATACGCTGCAATATCAGCCACCCTCAGTAACACGTCGCCTACTCCTTTATGCTCATTGGGTCCAAAATCCGACATAAGCCACGCGATCTGGATTGGCAAAATACACACTGCAAATAACACGACTATCAGGCCCATCATTTTTATGATTTGAAGGTCCTCTTTCCGTCTCACTTCCAAAGCAAATCTGTCTTGAGCATTGCAGATTTGCCGCTGTTTGGCCTTTCCCAAATCCCTGGCTATCAAAATATAAGCTCCAGCGATCGTCAGCAGCGGTAGGATGTACTGCAGTGTAAACAGGACAGCGGTGTAAGCGCGACTTTGCTGTGGTTTCCAGTTCTCTTTGCATCCTCCCGTCGTGTCTCTTTCTGCAACTATTACGAGCGGAAGTAAAAGCAGAAACCCCATCAACCAAATCCCAGCAATCCACGCGAAGATATACCTATGACGCATTTCCGGTTTCAGAGAGTTGATGATGACTCGCCAGCGGTATACAGCCATAAAGGTCAATGTAAAAATGCTGACATTAAAAGTTACAgtcattagaggagaaatgaacTTGCAGAACAAAGTCGGGAAGGTTGTACCGCTCAGGACAAAGGCGTTGATAGGTAAAGACAACAGCATTAAAGCCAAATCGGATGTCGATAAGTTGCAGATGAGGAGATCGTTCACTGATTTGCGTTTCTTTTTCCAAAGGACAAAAAGAACAAGAGAGTTTCCTGTGACGCCAAGTACGAATGTAAAAACGTAGAGAACTAACTTAATCTGCCTCTCTGACTCACTCACTGCTGAAAAGTTAGTTGGGTGGCCCATTACGATATGACAGTTGAGTCCATAAGCTCACTGATAAAAATCTTCCGAAAATGTTCTTCCTGCTTCTAGTTGTAGGAACTCTACTTGGGATCGATCAGTTGCCCCTTGCTGGTAACTAACGTGAAGTTCTGGCTTCCTTATCCTGGATAAGAAATGAATCGAAAATTagaaataagaaaacaaaatgaCAATGTGTTAAAAACATAACTTTACAACTTGGCTCACTTGATTTTATAATAGTCTCAATATGCTTTTCGCCAAGAGCTAATACTTAAAGATAGACCGCGTTGAATAGAAGAGTCTATATAAACTTGATGGTCTAGATCTCTTGACACCCACAAGGTGAGCTTTCTACGAAATAACGCctacttattattttttttttttccggcttTCATGTCATCCCGTCAATCTTTCAAGCCAAAGTTATGTAATTCCCAAATTTAAGTGACAATGTAgagtttaaaatcattttatattaaaaatattttccgCCGCCTTTGATTTCCAGTTTGAAAGTTAAGACAAAGACAATAGTCAGAACAAAACGTTATTTGAAAACAGAAATTAGGCGCACACTTTGGCATCAGATTTGTAATCAAAATGTCGTCGGTATTCAGTTTTGTCCTTCTTAAGGAAGATTTTATCTGAAATTAATTGATAATTTTGTCCTATTTCAAGTGTTTCTTTAATGTAACTTCATCTTTGTTTTTCCATGTCTTGATCCATTAAATAAACTGTGATTTTACTCGTTTTTTTCTTAGCCTAGCCCAAGTTCCAAGCTACGATCATGGCAAATATTACACCAAATAGCAGAAATCCTACCTGAGGCTGATTACGCGTGGGCAAATTCGCGTCTCAAGTTCTTAATCGATGAAAATCATTGTTAAGAAAAGGATGAAACCTTGACTTACCAAAAACATGTACTCGATGACTGGTAGCTATATAACTACAGGAAACCTAACCATTCTTTCCTCGAGTAAAGAGAATTCAAAGTAGCGAAAATTTCAATTATCATGTTCGAGACCTATGAactatttgtttgaaaaaatgtttatataataaattttgCTAGCAATGGCTGGAAAAGTTATTAATCGTGAGTGTAAGAATAATAGTTTTTATATAAACTTTTTTGCATTGTGAAATTGTAAGGACAGCAATAAGCCCCAAGTCATAAGTGTCGTTTTTCGTGTCGTTTTTAAGCGACTTCTCTTCCCATGCCTCTGACATAACAACAAGAGGCTTTCGATCTAAGTCACTGGGGGTACATGTTCTCTTATCAAGAGTAGCTCGATGACAACTGTTAAGTTAAATGAATTATGAAAATTAACACGCGGAAGATCATTTGCTTAGAAAACCGTGTCATGGCCCTATTCATGGCTTTCAGAGATTCTCCATCAGTCGTGATCATTTAATTTCTCAATTTTATGTACGCAGCAAAAGATTACGGTATTTTCGTAATTGCATCTGTGAAAATCGTGCTCTGCATTCGCTACATGAGGAGATTACCAACGCACAAGTCAAAATACGCCCACCAAACATATTCACGCAAActgaagaaatgacaaaattacgAAATCCATTTCATTTCGTCCATATTCATTATTTTCATATAATATAGCATCATAAGAAGCAAAATCAAGACATTGTCTAACATTAAAATTCTGGAGACATTTTCAAGATTGTTTACACAGAAACTGAGCGCGGTTATTAGATCTCAGCTGTGATCTGTGATGCACGTTTATAACGTTCAAGAGACAGTACAAAACGGAGATTGATCACGTATAAGTTTTGATACCTTATTCGCTGGTATTTTTTCTTATTCAAAAACTTAGATAAAACAATGTCTTGCCAAGTGATTGAGGAAAAACTTCTTCCAACGTCGCTTTGTGACATTATAAAAGAAACGAATTAAAGCAAACTTAATCATACCAGGCCCATATGGTTATCCTATGTAAACGACAGGCGCCCAAAAAGTACGAAAATGATTTTCACATTTtatttaatttgcttagttgAAAAATCTTGAATAAACCAATTTCGTAAATCCTTTCAGTTGGAGAGTACTAATTAATAGTAATGCCGAGGATACCCACTTTCGCATGggtaaatcttttttttttccgtagtAAAATAATACGAATTTGatttgggttttttttctttcttcacaaTTATTTTCTGCTTTCTAATAATGTTTGTTagcaaaacaataattattattgttttacttagaATCTCGCAAGGCATCCGGAGAGGCAATATGTCAGCTGTAATTATATCAAAATTTAATGCTGTTCCTTCGAAGAAGGGCGAAACTGTGATAGGAGTTTTAAACTGAGTTGTAATGTTAGCTGTAATCAGAACCACGACTGAACATAATCAGTCAAATACTCACCCACACTCGTGTTTAAAGGACCGAATTTTACTAAACGGATTTTCCGCTTGACTCTCTCAGGATGTAGAGACATACAACCACAGTAAAGACCCGTGGAAGGCGAAGAATTCTCATACCACTTACCTATACAATGAAGAGTTGCTGTAATTTTCGTCAACTTCTGAGACTTTGGCCTCAAGAACGTCGAAAATGAATGCCTTTTTGTTTCCTCTCAGGGTAGAAAACGAGTGATATGTCCATTCCGAGTTTATGGTAATGTAAAATGACAAACGTTAAAAGGGAATAAGAAAGGAATCGTAatgaaatattaaaatcacAATATTTAAATATGCCAGATAATGTGATTAATATCTAGCTCTTTATCAAGAACAAATGTGAGCTTTAGGGCAGATTCCCACCAAGATGTGATATTATATGTACTGTGTGTTGAATTTTCAAGATTTGCCTTGAGGCCTCCCAACAGTGGAAACTGAGACACTCTGGACTGTCGAAATTTCACTCAGAAATTTCCACCCTTATTTACATTGCTCGCAGCCCATTGTTTCAGAAGCTAAATTTTGAAATACCAGTTTCTTCAGTTATAATTTCCCGCGGACGGAGGTGTGTTCTCTGACTGATGTGAAGATGACGATGTTGATGAtggtgattattattattaccttatATAACTGAAATACTATGAGTGCGTCGTGGTTTTGTCTGCGGGATCATGTTCCGATCGAAGCTTGCAAGTTATTGAGGATCATCATCAGCCTTTGAAAAATTCCCAAGATGCTTGGCAGTCCTTTTCCGAGGACTGGCTGCACCAAAGTCACGGGGTGGGACACTTAATGACAAATACATAACATATCAGACAACTTTAGGGTCAAAATGGGTCATACCATGCGCGCAAAGTACTAATCTGCACAATTTAAACCCAGGAACTTATttgaacaaatgagcccaaaaaATTGAACTGCTCCCTATTgagtggcttcatggctcatttggtagagcattgctccagcatcgcacaggtcatgagttcgaatcccgtcgGAGGGGTCCGTCAGGTGTCCAGAAGagacaattacttaaattgtccaaataggtgcgaagatcacttctccCCAAATGAATTTGCGTAGGCCTTTGCTTGTACTTCAGGAATGAAACCAGGCCTTGAACTTGTGTCACAGATTGGTGGAAATTATCGGAGCCGTTTAAACACTGCCCGGAACCAGTTTCAGTAAACTCGAGacttaaatttgcattttaccATAAAATCATAATACTGGATGTAGTTCAGTGCTACGGATCGTAGGGTTGCGGCCGCCAATTCTTTCAAATCATCACTTCCAAGATGAGGTTCAAGACACCAGTAAACCTTCTCGAAGCTTGCTTTCACTTCAATCGGTGACACACGTTGTGGAAAGGCGAATTTCAAACCCCGACATAAAACCAGTTTCTGGTTTCTGGCTCTTAAGTGCGAAATCAACTCCATCTACGATGAAATTCGCCGAAGCTGCAGCGTGTTCCGGTACATCTGTATTTTACGCACAATGGTAAACCTCAGAAACAAATACTATCAGGAGGTAATGAGCACTCATACAAAGAAGATCGCAAGATTACTCTACAAAGAAACGGATGTGGACGAGCATATTCACAACATATCGTCCTACGAACTTTCTTTTTTCCAGAAACTGGTTTTATGTCGGGGTTTGAAATTCGCCTTTCCACAACGTGTGTCACCGATTGAAGTGAAAGCAAGCTTCGAGAAGGTTTACTGGTGTCTTGAACCTCATCTTGGAAGTGATGATTTGAAAGAATTGGCGGCCGCAACCCTACGATCCGTAACACTGAACTACATCCAGCGcaaaatcataataataataataataatatgtgatctgctaatcgcccttaaCTGAATTACTAAgagcgcagctcaacgaggtcgggccgaaggagctgtgctgccgtctaggcgctcggcccctgaacacgacctatgtatgacctcggagcacagcacgaTTTTGAGGAgtgaggaaaaccggagtacccggagaaaaaccctcagagtcaggttgagatcgactgaaactcagcccacatacgacccgaggccagagttgaacccagTCACAGCggtgggaggcgcggttgatgaccactaaaccaccctgactcccccaaagaaacttgttcgatttttgctcgtttttttttttttttttttttttgccttttatcTATAGACATCGTGCAACTTGCAAAAAGACAAAGAGAAGATGGAATAAGacaattttcatgcttttttaACAGGAAGCAGCGGGCAGTTTTGAGATCTTTTGACTTTGCCGTTTCAAGTATATCTGCACAGGTGGTTTTCAACCAACATCATGAGACTGAGGTGACAATGGTGTAATATGTACAATtcctggtggacaaacaaaagaagctaatgagagatcttttgtttccgtccaccaacatggcggcgatgacgtcacatgcAGATGGTTTGCATACGTCATAACATAGTTCATCGAGGGCCTGGTTATGAatccttaaaaccttcaaaagcgagaacaatgttgtcgcaatcgatgttgaatcgATCGTGGCAGTGCAAaatcttttgcttttgcttCTGACGGATGtgcataatttaaaaagaaagaattgaTTGGTTATGTTCTTGAAAAAAGTGTGTTTTAAGGCCAAAAATCCCGGCCAAAAATACAGATATAATAGCATGAAACAGAAAggcttgtcgagtttcataaccagctccatgcattaactatggtcaTAACGAAGACTTCTCAGATAAGATACTAGAAACTGAACAAATCGGCACCACTTTAAAATTCAGTGGGTCGTTGAACATGAAACATTAATTTATAAAATGCCAAGCTGCCATGAAAGAC
The sequence above is a segment of the Montipora foliosa isolate CH-2021 chromosome 2, ASM3666993v2, whole genome shotgun sequence genome. Coding sequences within it:
- the LOC137988800 gene encoding QRFP-like peptide receptor encodes the protein MGHPTNFSAVSESERQIKLVLYVFTFVLGVTGNSLVLFVLWKKKRKSVNDLLICNLSTSDLALMLLSLPINAFVLSGTTFPTLFCKFISPLMTVTFNVSIFTLTFMAVYRWRVIINSLKPEMRHRYIFAWIAGIWLMGFLLLLPLVIVAERDTTGGCKENWKPQQSRAYTAVLFTLQYILPLLTIAGAYILIARDLGKAKQRQICNAQDRFALEVRRKEDLQIIKMMGLIVVLFAVCILPIQIAWLMSDFGPNEHKGVGDVLLRVADIAAYLHACVNPIVYGTITKYFRREYMRYIKSIFHC